The sequence gggtggggtggctgatgtttgagagggaggaaaatggcattgtgggatttgtagtccaaaaaacataagtcaaacaggaaataccagttcacaaaatgctagccacagtgttatggtaatgtcacaacatagccatttagccccaagacaagcgcagatccttcttaagcatgtccattactgtctgccaggtacctactaaaatcaccttatggtggataatccctgtaAAAGATCGATTATACTACACAAGGTTTTGAAAAGTGATATAAAAAGAACATATAGATAAAGTCATTATAAAAACATGTATTTGAGGCTGGAAGCAATACAGTTCTATTCTTTACTAAAGCTAGGAAGGGAGAGAATGTCCGTCTCCTTGGTGCTTGATGATCCCATAGTGATAGAATATGGAGTTCTCTGAATCCAGGTGagatgtttagagatgagcgaacttacagtaaattcgattcgtcacgaacttctcggctcggcagttgatgacttttcctgcataaattagttcagctttcaggtgctccggtgggctggaaaaggtggatacagtcctaggagactctttcctaggactgtatccaccttttccagcccaccggagcacctgaaagctgaactaatttacgcaggataagtcatcaactgccgagccgagaagttcatgacgaatcgaatttactgtaagtttgctcatctctagagatgttcagtatagaccagtggtcttcaacctgcggacctccagatgttgcaaagctacaactcccagcatgcccggacagccgttggctgtccgggcatgctgggagttgtagttttgcaacatctggaggtccgcaggttggagaccactggtatagaccaATAAATGGCGCAGCTTTTGTCTAGATCACAGCACTGACCATTCAACCTTAGCTCCCAGTATAGTAGCAGGCTCCAGTTTTCTCGGTAAGTGACAAGGTGACGCCATTTTAGCCGGGGCTTTGTCTGTCAGTTTCCCGTTCTGGACGTTGTACGTCTGCTTGCGGTAGGGAGCACTGAGCCTCCGGCTTAAGTATGGGATAAAGTACAGGATGGGGTTCAGGCAGCTGTTCAGACTTACTAAAGCCAAAGTGATGCGGCGTAACTTGTAGATGTGCACGGTAAACGCACAATCCTGGATGATGTTCAGTCTCATCAGAAAGTGCAGCAGGTGCGAGATGTTGTAGGGCAGGAAGCACAGCATACACACCAGCAGAATGAAGACAATGATTCTTAAGGCCACCTTGCGATGGATGCTGGACTTCATTCCACATATCCGTCGTGCTATTAGAGGGATCACCACCCCCACCACGGTGAAAGGGACCAGGAAACCGAAGATCAGGGCGCAGATGTTGTACGGTGCCAGACGGCCTTGCCACACTGATGTGGAGAAGTCCTCAAAGCAAGAAGTCCTGGTGCCATTCTCAGGGGCACTGCCCAGAGGTCCTCCCAGGATTAGAGGCAGCATAATGGTGCTACATATGACCCAGATGACAATGGTAAGTATCAGAGAGCAGCGGGTACGCTTCAGCTTCATGTACATCAGTGGGTGGACCACAGCCAGGTACCGGTCCAAGCATATACAGGTGAAGAAGCCGATGCTGAGGTAGATGTTGGCATAGAAAAGGGCGCCGGTAACGCGACAAGCCACATCGCCAAAGATCCAGTGGTTTCCACTGTTATGATAATAAATGCGAATAGGCAGAAGGCAGATGAAGAAGGAATCCACTGCGGACAGGTTGACAAAGTAGATATTGGAGCTGCGGGAGCGCTGCCGGCTCTGGCAAAGGTAGTAGAGTGCCAAGGCATTGCCTGGTAACCCGAGGATGAACACCAGGCTGTATGTGACGGTGAAGAGGCCATACTGGAAGTCCGCCTGTAGAATGCTCTCCTCGTTGGTGGTGTTCCAGATGCCTTCTATAGACTCCATGTGAGTGACCACGGAGGAGAAGAAGCCTTGGTAACCTGCCGGGAGAGTTCACTGCACCATATCTCAGCACTCCACCGCGAGACCGTCCGCTCATCACAAGAACTCACTATGACTGCAAGTAACGAAACTTCACATCCGCACTCACTGCAACCACAGGAAGTCACCTGCCCACACGAGACATTAAAGTAGAGCAAAAAACCCACAAAATTTGCTAGTTTCTTCCCATAACCTATCAAATTAGGTTTCTATTATTTCTACAGTAGCAGCCTGCTCACTATAGTGATGAACATCTGCTCGTTCTTGTCTCCTAGACAGTGCAGGGAAGGGGGGCTCATTCTTAGGAGAATAACTAGTGGACCATAAAGTTGTCTGGGGGAAGACCCCTTtagagggaacctgtcatcacctacatgctgcctgaaccacaagtcatcagggTTGTCTCATCAGATTACTTCTCCCTATCTTGCTGGCTTTGACCAaccgctcgctctctctctctatactgGTGTACATTCCAACAGGCTtcagctatccgggcatgctggaagttttagttttgcaacagctggaggcaccctggttggaaaacactgccctacatcCAAGATCCTGATAGAGCCCAGTGGACCGCTAATGACTATAATGGAGTCAATTGGGTCATCTGTTATATGACAAACTTTGCACTGCATGCTGCACTATTCCATCCTAGATTTTTACCAACAGAAGCTCCTAATGGAATCAAACATGTGACCAAGACATGACAaagaactattaaaggggttatccaggaaaaaactttttttttatatatcaactggctccagaaagttaaatagatttgtaaatgacttctattaaaaaaatcttaatcctttcagtacttatgagcttctgaagttaaggttgttcttttctgtctaagtgctctctgatgacacctgtctcgggaaacgcccagtttagaagcaaatcccccatagcaaacctcttctaaactgggcgtttcccgagacaggtgtcctcagagagcacttagacagaaaagaacaaccttaacttcagaagctcataagtactgaaaggattaagattttttaatagaagtcatttacaaatcagtttaactttctggagccagttgatataaaaatttattttttttcctggaatacccctttaaggcaaataaCAGTATTACCGTATTTAGGCAATACATAGTGGTAGTATTCTATAAATGGGGTGGTGTATATTTCATAACATTGCACTAGTGAACAAGGATCCCATCAGTCAAAAATGCATGGgaggttatttttgttttgttttatttttcacagttGTCAAAACATAAgtaatttgtaacccaaatttAATGGATCTACACTGAGGCTCAatctttaaagtttttttttttcttattaaagggttattccaggaaaaaactttttttatatttaaccactggctctagaaagttaaacagatttgtaaatgacttctattaaaaaatcttaatccttaatcttaatccttaattccctggttgaacttgatggacatatgtcttt is a genomic window of Hyla sarda isolate aHylSar1 chromosome 10, aHylSar1.hap1, whole genome shotgun sequence containing:
- the LOC130293976 gene encoding lysophosphatidic acid receptor 6-like translates to MESIEGIWNTTNEESILQADFQYGLFTVTYSLVFILGLPGNALALYYLCQSRQRSRSSNIYFVNLSAVDSFFICLLPIRIYYHNSGNHWIFGDVACRVTGALFYANIYLSIGFFTCICLDRYLAVVHPLMYMKLKRTRCSLILTIVIWVICSTIMLPLILGGPLGSAPENGTRTSCFEDFSTSVWQGRLAPYNICALIFGFLVPFTVVGVVIPLIARRICGMKSSIHRKVALRIIVFILLVCMLCFLPYNISHLLHFLMRLNIIQDCAFTVHIYKLRRITLALVSLNSCLNPILYFIPYLSRRLSAPYRKQTYNVQNGKLTDKAPAKMASPCHLPRKLEPATILGAKVEWSVL